The proteins below are encoded in one region of Nilaparvata lugens isolate BPH chromosome X, ASM1435652v1, whole genome shotgun sequence:
- the LOC120354573 gene encoding uncharacterized protein LOC120354573: MLPVNVYINEHLTPHYKFVLSYGKRMVKERNCTEPTHATARQQMVQINGVESDLKSIQYGVVQGSTLWPLLFLIYINNLPKLNVTGSLYLFADDTALLVSGDTRKEMYETAVSDLAKLKKWLYHNTLTLNEKKTKYMEVSLRNTVEDTTQSLMLHSCNDLQISSCGCPLMERVKCYKYLGVMFDENLNRTPEQL, translated from the exons ATGCTTCCTGTGAACGTCTACATAAACGAGCACCTGACGCCTCACTATAAGTTCGTGCTCTCATACGGCAAGAGGATGGTGAAGGAACGCAACTGCACAGAGCCAACGCACGCAACGGCAAG ACAGCAGATGGTGCAAATAAATGGAGTAGAGAGCGACTTGAAGAGCATCCAATATGGTGTGGTACAAGGAAGCACTCTGTGGCCGCTTTTGTTCCTAATTTACATCAACAATCTACCTAAACTGAATGTAACCGGAAGCCTGTACCTGTTTGCCGATGATACAGCCCTGCTGGTGTCTGGTGATACAAGAAAAGAGATGTATGAAACTGCTGTGAGTGACCttgcaaagttgaaaaaatggcTTTATCATAATACATTAACTCTGAATGagaaaaaaactaaatatatggAAGTTTCATTGAGAAACACTGTTGAAGACACAACTCAAAGTTTAATGTTACACTCTTGCAATGATTTGCAAATCTCCTCTTGTGGTTGTCCGTTGATGGAACGTGTGAAGTGCTACAAGTACTTGGGCGTAATGTTCGACGAAAACCTCAACCGAACACCCGAACAGCTATAA